The proteins below come from a single Propionispora hippei DSM 15287 genomic window:
- a CDS encoding nitrogenase component 1: protein MAVFQKKSIPIREKRLNTISAYQGSAADLLREFDGPEGAQQRIRIFSETHADDVLQVLQRFSALPDTGLVIHGPRGCAAALLNGGNKQPWVVSNLAERDTIMGGEESLRDAIVALYNRHHPSLILVITTPVVAINNDDVAAVTLELSEELEARIVPVYTDGFRSQAAIGGSDTALYALLKQLPPAHKQAAANTVQVLALDEQPADLTEIRRLLALLGIPAVIVPQERGWAGVEAAAGAVAIALNRDETDFLGQALQEAWQTKYLQAAPPVGINGTYRWLAALGEAFGVSDAVEALHRAEAAALQPVVNNSSLRHKTVYLSLPPAIAWRTAELVEELGGRLAGLTVEHVDELHRQELSALAARRPDLPVQVGAGQVFEEVNLLHRHAPELYIGRADGAQWAARLGVAAVALERTPLLGYQGAVTLERQARKALANPAFVRTLGTYRGTAYKDGWYQKKANWHIKLEVK, encoded by the coding sequence ATGGCAGTATTTCAGAAAAAATCTATTCCCATCAGAGAAAAAAGACTTAACACCATCAGCGCCTATCAGGGCAGTGCCGCCGACCTGCTGCGGGAATTTGACGGGCCGGAGGGGGCGCAGCAGCGAATCCGGATATTTTCGGAAACCCATGCCGATGATGTGCTGCAGGTATTGCAACGCTTTAGTGCCTTGCCGGACACCGGCCTGGTGATCCACGGCCCCCGTGGCTGTGCCGCCGCCTTGCTGAACGGTGGAAATAAGCAGCCCTGGGTGGTCAGTAATCTGGCGGAGCGCGATACCATCATGGGCGGGGAAGAAAGCCTGCGGGACGCTATCGTGGCGCTATACAACCGCCATCACCCTTCGCTCATTCTGGTGATTACCACACCGGTGGTTGCTATTAACAATGATGATGTGGCGGCCGTAACGCTGGAATTGTCAGAGGAACTGGAGGCCCGCATTGTTCCGGTCTATACCGACGGCTTCCGTTCGCAGGCGGCCATCGGCGGCAGTGATACCGCTTTATACGCTTTGTTGAAGCAGCTGCCGCCGGCTCATAAGCAGGCTGCAGCAAATACTGTCCAGGTATTGGCTCTTGACGAGCAGCCGGCCGATCTGACTGAAATCAGGCGGTTGCTGGCTCTGCTGGGCATACCGGCGGTGATTGTACCGCAGGAGAGGGGCTGGGCCGGAGTGGAAGCGGCCGCCGGCGCGGTGGCTATCGCGCTCAACCGGGATGAGACGGATTTTCTGGGGCAGGCGCTGCAGGAAGCCTGGCAGACAAAATATCTGCAGGCAGCGCCGCCTGTGGGGATAAACGGCACCTACCGGTGGCTGGCAGCGCTGGGGGAGGCCTTTGGCGTAAGCGATGCGGTAGAAGCTTTGCACCGGGCGGAAGCGGCAGCCCTGCAGCCGGTGGTGAATAACAGCAGTTTGCGGCATAAGACGGTCTATCTTTCCCTGCCGCCGGCTATCGCCTGGCGTACGGCCGAGCTGGTGGAAGAACTGGGTGGCCGGCTTGCCGGACTGACGGTGGAGCATGTGGATGAACTGCACCGCCAGGAATTGTCGGCGTTGGCGGCACGCCGGCCGGACCTGCCGGTGCAGGTGGGGGCAGGGCAGGTCTTTGAAGAGGTGAATTTGCTGCACCGGCATGCTCCCGAGCTTTATATCGGCCGGGCCGACGGCGCCCAGTGGGCAGCCCGGCTGGGAGTTGCCGCGGTGGCGCTGGAAAGGACGCCGCTGCTGGGGTATCAAGGGGCGGTAACGCTGGAGCGGCAAGCCCGCAAGGCACTGGCTAATCCTGCCTTTGTCCGGACACTGGGAACTTACCGCGGGACAGCGTATAAGGATGGCTGGTATCAAAAGAAAGCCAACTGGCATATCAAGCTGGAGGTGAAATAA
- a CDS encoding nucleotide-binding protein, protein MAGKKAKHIAIYGKGGIGKSTTTSNISAALAEAGYRVIQIGCDPKSDSTNTLRGGKYLPTVLDSMRDQSQPRLEDISATGFGGVLCIEAGGPVPGVGCAGRGINAAVSLLQEFNLFEEYKPDYVLYDVLGDVVCGGFAVPIREGITDRVFVVSSSDFMAIYAANNLFKAINKYAPSGGALLGGIIANGLSAAYSQAIVDDFAARTSTKVVGYIPRSLVVSQSELYGQTVIEAAPQSDHARLYRDLANYIATTDELSVPSPLASADLRSWARDWGDRVLDARTAVVRQGEAI, encoded by the coding sequence ATGGCAGGTAAAAAAGCGAAACATATAGCGATTTACGGCAAGGGCGGGATTGGCAAATCGACCACCACCTCCAATATCAGCGCCGCCCTGGCTGAGGCAGGCTACCGGGTTATTCAGATCGGCTGTGATCCCAAGAGCGATTCCACCAATACGCTGCGCGGCGGCAAGTATCTGCCGACGGTACTGGACAGTATGCGGGATCAGTCCCAGCCGCGCCTGGAGGATATTTCGGCAACCGGCTTTGGCGGTGTGTTGTGCATTGAAGCCGGCGGGCCGGTGCCGGGGGTGGGCTGTGCCGGTCGGGGCATTAATGCGGCGGTGAGCCTGCTGCAGGAATTTAATTTATTCGAAGAATACAAACCCGACTATGTTCTGTATGACGTACTGGGTGATGTGGTATGCGGCGGCTTTGCCGTTCCCATCCGGGAAGGCATTACCGACCGGGTCTTTGTGGTAAGCTCTTCCGATTTTATGGCCATTTATGCCGCCAATAATCTGTTTAAAGCCATTAACAAGTATGCACCCAGCGGCGGCGCCCTGCTGGGCGGCATAATCGCCAATGGGTTGTCCGCCGCCTATTCCCAGGCTATTGTCGATGATTTTGCCGCCCGGACATCGACCAAAGTGGTCGGCTACATTCCCCGGTCGCTGGTGGTATCGCAAAGCGAGCTGTACGGACAGACGGTGATCGAAGCCGCGCCGCAGTCGGATCATGCCCGGTTGTACCGGGATCTGGCGAACTACATTGCGACCACTGACGAGTTAAGCGTACCCAGTCCGCTGGCTTCAGCCGATTTACGGAGCTGGGCCAGGGACTGGGGCGACCGGGTTTTGGACGCCCGGACAGCCGTAGTGCGGCAGGGCGAAGCGATATAG